The region ATTGGAGCGGGTGGACGCGGTCAGCAAATTTTCAAGGCCGCGATCAAAGCTTCAAACACTGAAGCGGCCGCCGTGGCCGATGTTTATACGCGGCGGCTGGATGAGGCGAAAGCCATTGCGCCGGGTATAAAGACCTATTCAGATTTCCGCCGGCTGCTCGATGACAAGAGCATCGACGCCGTGCTGATCGCCACTCCGCAGCACCTGCACGCTCTGAATTTTGTGCCCGCCATCCAGGCCGGTAAGGACGTATACCAGGAGAAGACGATGGCATTCAGTCCTGACCACGCCCGCCGGATGCGCCACGCGTTTGTGGCATCCGACCGCGTGGTCCAGGTGGGAATTCAGTCCACCAGCAGCCAGGCGCAGGTGAAGGCGCACGAGCTTGTCCACAGCAGGCCGATGGGCACTATTTCCGCCATTCATTCGCATATGTACCGCAATTCGCCCTATGGCGGATGGAAGCGGCCGATTCCTGGCGACTGCGACACTCAGCACGTGGAGTGGAAACCTTTCGAGGGAGAAGCTGCCCTTCATCCCTTTGATCCCAACCGTTACATGAACTGGCGCTTCTTCTGGGATTATTCCGGCGGCAACGTTTTTGAGAACATGGTCCACCAGGTGGGCTTCTGGTTCAAGGCCATGGACCTGCACATCCCCGAGCGGGTCAGCATGACAGGCGCCAATTACTTCTCGCCGGAGATGCAGGTGCCCGATACGATGGACGTCACCATGACGCTGCCGGACAAAATATTCTTCAGTTGGAATTCCGGCTTTGGCAGCAGCTATTACGACGCAGACGAAGTTGTACTGGGGACTGAGGGCGCCGTGGCGCGAGATGAGCGGAATGACACTGTAACCTATGTTCCCAAACGGTCGCGGCGCGGCGGCGGCGCTGCTGCTGGTGGCGAGGGAACCTCTTCGCCGGATATCGTGGGCCGCGGAGACGAAACAGAACTCCACATGCAGAACTTCTTTGACTGCGTCCGCAGCCGCAAAACTCCCAACTGCCCATTTGAGATCGGATACCGTTCGGCAATTGCATGCCAGATGG is a window of Terriglobia bacterium DNA encoding:
- a CDS encoding Gfo/Idh/MocA family oxidoreductase — protein: MSDRRTFMQQVLGGSAAMAVSGLAPAGRILGANDRVRFGLIGAGGRGQQIFKAAIKASNTEAAAVADVYTRRLDEAKAIAPGIKTYSDFRRLLDDKSIDAVLIATPQHLHALNFVPAIQAGKDVYQEKTMAFSPDHARRMRHAFVASDRVVQVGIQSTSSQAQVKAHELVHSRPMGTISAIHSHMYRNSPYGGWKRPIPGDCDTQHVEWKPFEGEAALHPFDPNRYMNWRFFWDYSGGNVFENMVHQVGFWFKAMDLHIPERVSMTGANYFSPEMQVPDTMDVTMTLPDKIFFSWNSGFGSSYYDADEVVLGTEGAVARDERNDTVTYVPKRSRRGGGAAAGGEGTSSPDIVGRGDETELHMQNFFDCVRSRKTPNCPFEIGYRSAIACQMAVASYRQGREVRWDAEAAQIV